A portion of the Caenorhabditis elegans chromosome III genome contains these proteins:
- the nmad-1 gene encoding DNA N6-methyl adenine demethylase (Partially confirmed by transcript evidence) has product MGSAEQACGCKGARFCALCETTERVKKLRVVEDKHVNYKVFIYDHIRQIAIPTTNLNSQSSLEDIIDESTSCQSVSTDGSIEIDGLTLIHNFLSESEESKILNMIDTVEWAQSQSGRRKQDYGPKVNFKHKKVKTDTFVGMPEYADMLLNKMSEYDVKKLGNYQPFEMCNLEYEEVKKSAIEMHQDDMWIWGNRLIRYEFLFKKVLFN; this is encoded by the exons ATGGGTTCCGCAGAACAAGCGTGTGGCTGCAAGGGAGCTCGATTTTGTGCACTTTGTGAGACAACGGAACGTGTGAAAAAGCTTCGCGTGGTGGAGGATAAGCATGTTAACTACAAA gtCTTCATTTACGATCACATTCGTCAAATCGCAATTCCAACGACAAATCTGAACTCTCAGTCTTCATTGGAGGATATCATTGATG aatccACCTCGTGCCAATCCGTATCTACAGACGGCTCCATCGAAATTGACGGGCTCACTCtcattcacaattttctgtcaGAATCTGAAGAATCTAAAATTCTCAATATGATAGACACAGTTGAATGGGCACAGTCACAAAGTGGTCGAAGAAAGCAA gACTACGGACCGAAAGTGAATTTCAAGCATAAAAAGGTAAAAACGGACACATTTGTCGGAATGCCAGAGTACGCAGACATGTTGCTCAATAAGATGAGTGAATACGACGTGAAGAAACTCGGAAATTATCAGCCATTCGAAATGTGCAATTTGGAGTATGAGGAAGTGAAGAAAAGTGCCATTGAGATGCATCAGGATGATATGTGGATTTGGGGAAATCGATTGATAAGGTATGAattcctttttaaaaaagtactgtttaattaa
- the nmad-1 gene encoding DNA N6-methyl adenine demethylase (Confirmed by transcript evidence): MGSAEQACGCKGARFCALCETTERVKKLRVVEDKHVNYKVFIYDHIRQIAIPTTNLNSQSSLEDIIDESTSCQSVSTDGSIEIDGLTLIHNFLSESEESKILNMIDTVEWAQSQSGRRKQDYGPKVNFKHKKVKTDTFVGMPEYADMLLNKMSEYDVKKLGNYQPFEMCNLEYEEVKKSAIEMHQDDMWIWGNRLISINLINGSVMTLSNDNKSFLCYVHMPHRSLLCMADECRYDWKHGVLAHHIRGRRIALTMREAAKDFAEGGELYEKYGAELIRLGNIRVPLSKTSV; encoded by the exons ATGGGTTCCGCAGAACAAGCGTGTGGCTGCAAGGGAGCTCGATTTTGTGCACTTTGTGAGACAACGGAACGTGTGAAAAAGCTTCGCGTGGTGGAGGATAAGCATGTTAACTACAAA gtCTTCATTTACGATCACATTCGTCAAATCGCAATTCCAACGACAAATCTGAACTCTCAGTCTTCATTGGAGGATATCATTGATG aatccACCTCGTGCCAATCCGTATCTACAGACGGCTCCATCGAAATTGACGGGCTCACTCtcattcacaattttctgtcaGAATCTGAAGAATCTAAAATTCTCAATATGATAGACACAGTTGAATGGGCACAGTCACAAAGTGGTCGAAGAAAGCAA gACTACGGACCGAAAGTGAATTTCAAGCATAAAAAGGTAAAAACGGACACATTTGTCGGAATGCCAGAGTACGCAGACATGTTGCTCAATAAGATGAGTGAATACGACGTGAAGAAACTCGGAAATTATCAGCCATTCGAAATGTGCAATTTGGAGTATGAGGAAGTGAAGAAAAGTGCCATTGAGATGCATCAGGATGATATGTGGATTTGGGGAAATCGATTGATAAG catcaACCTAATCAATGGATCCGTGATGACTCTATCCAACGATAATAAATCGTTCTTATGCTACGTCCATATGCCTCATCGTTCTCTTCTCTGTATGGCCGATGAATGTAGATATGATTGGAAGCACGGAGTTCTCGCTCACCACATCCGTGGACGAAGAATAGCGTTGACGATGCGAGAGGCGGCCAAAGATTTCGCTGAGGGAGGGGAATTGTATGAGAAATACGGTGCCGAGCTAATTCGCCTGGGCAACATTCGAGTACCACTTTCGAAAACTTCCGTGTGA